A genome region from Triticum aestivum cultivar Chinese Spring chromosome 2B, IWGSC CS RefSeq v2.1, whole genome shotgun sequence includes the following:
- the LOC123045862 gene encoding phosphoglycolate phosphatase 1A, chloroplastic has translation MLLARASPSFLPSTSTSSSATPSSQALPPSASFGRSLRTGGSLTAASPNCTVRRPVMAAAAAAVPAAKLEDAEALIDSVETFIFDCDGVIWKGDKLIDGVPETLDLLRSKGKRLVFVTNNSTKSRKQYGKKFETLGLSVNEEEIFASSFAAAAYLQSIDFPKDKKVYVIGEEGILKELELAGFQYLGGPTDGDKKIELKPGFYMEHDKDVGAVVVGFDRYFNYYKVQYGTLCIRENPGCLFIATNRDAVTHLTDAQEWAGGGSMVGAVLGSTKQEPLVVGKPSTFMMDYLAKKFGITTSQICMVGDRLDTDVLFGQNGGCKTLLVLSGVTSEQMLQSPDNKIQPDFYTNQISDFLTLKTAAV, from the exons ATGCTCCTGGCTCGCGCCTCCCCCagcttcctcccctccacctccacctcctcctccgctacCCCGTCGTCGCAGGCGCTGCCGCCGTCCGCGTCCTTCGGAAGGAGCCTGCGCACCGGCGGCAGCCTAACCGCGGCATCGCCGAACTGCACTGTCAGACGGCCCGTgatggcggcagcagcagcggcagtcCCTGCAGCGAAGCTGGAGGACGCCGAGGCTCTTATTGACTCTGTAGAGACATTCATATTTGACTGCGACG GGGTGATTTGGAAGGGTGACAAGCTGATCGATGGCGTGCCGGAGACGCTCGACCTGCTCAGATCAAAG GGCAAGAGGCTGGTGTTCGTGACCAACAATTCGACCAAGTCGAGGAAGCAGTACGGGAAGAAGTTCGAGACGCTCGGCCTCAGTGTCAACGAG GAAGAGATATTTGCTTCGTCCTTTGCAGCTGCTGCGTACCTGCAGTCCATCGATTTCCCTAAAGACAAGAAG GTTTACGTGATTGGAGAGGAAGGGATTCTCAAGGAGCTGGAGCTGGCTGGCTTTCAGTACCTCGGTGGACCT ACAGACGGTGACAAGAAGATTGAGCTGAAGCCTGGCTTCTACATGGAGCATGACAAAGAT GTTGGAGCAGTGGTAGTGGGATTTGATCGCTATTTTAACTACTACAAAGTTCA GTACGGGACACTCTGCATACGTGAGAATCCTGGGTGCCTTTTCATTGCAACAAACAGGGACGCTGTCACCCATCTCACTGATGCCCAGGAGTGGGCAG GTGGCGGGTCGATGGTCGGCGCTGTTCTTGGTTCAACCAAACAAGAACCGCTCGTCGTCGGGAAGCCATCGACATTCATGATGGACTACCTGGCAAAGAA GTTTGGAATCACAACATCTCAGATATGCATGGTAGGTGACCGTTTGGATACTGACGTTCTATTTGGGCAAAATGGAGGCTGCAAAACTCTTCTGGTTCTTTCAG GTGTGACTTCTGAGCAGATGCTTCAAAGCCCCGACAACAAAATACAGCCAGATTTCTACACAAACCAAATTTCTGATTTTCTCACCCTTAAAACAGCAGCAGTATGA